From Melitaea cinxia chromosome 16, ilMelCinx1.1, whole genome shotgun sequence, a single genomic window includes:
- the LOC123661165 gene encoding uncharacterized protein LOC123661165: protein MMSKKQLACMLALHIVYLLVGASIFYHIESPLELAQRAEEKLERLEIQNLLYENYIPNDPDKQDNILRKLSEYCGKSMFNYTTEDAEPPYKWDFYHSFFFSYTVVSTIGYGNLAPTTHLSRILMIFYGLFGIPINGILLANLGEYFGMQLISVYRKYKRKNEKRADKLDYFFHNLGMLGQIFLYLVPGFLFFIFLPACIFVVFEGWDYVAGIYYAFVTLTTIGFGDIVAGTVNNGFKSGYYLAYQIFLIVWITFGLGYIVMLLGFITSGMRSERVHRLEQKFACQLKSTQSKILHGFTRDIAIIRKIINEANLLKVKPVYETTPHLYRSASCPILTFDIVPREPVVKRKRANSENIQLTDKDMLRIQSDTDLLGIDKEKTFTASAIVKPVELLARVVNVLGGFEAQHQGRGINIFDDDQILASEKPPLFSIGHDYLPNSHMRTRALSVAVPNYRKESVPRFEDHDFTWTNGDTAEKYRKEANMRSGKLSLPVNVNVDDESTPKSFFARLFKKHSSTESPAEYLKNTMKSRVNSAQGSLENIKEKSRRGSVFPTFGTGEEQKSEVNAYKENTRHGRYSLFPTFDFSDSEDKAAASASRQKQKRHSIFPTFDFSEDEDVAAARAYREKTKSGRHSIFPTFDFSDPEDDSNRYKERTKRGRHSIFPTFDFSDPASNDDDTVDEDEVQKYQNKTRRGRLSLLPTFGRSKKNDDDTLPESSDELVNYKEKTRHGRRSLFPSFGKSRKISTPEQSNSDLETSIKEYQNQTKKGRSSLFVGDVQNYRQATEGGRGSLFSTELDNYRNKTSRGRPSLFDPDLNLSNLPESEQVEVLENTSVADLLRALAVIDTVTNQNMDEQDTSESSQNTRRRGSVKPDFTLPQVPTRNDFEEATGPRRRRISVRTAVPQFTPTLATVVAGAELQITAAAQRENRMSMLMQPPPPYSETASETPPPRVRRYSPAPVDPSRSGTAPVARLFSRIRKESSSAADDGSRRNSLTDIVIDNNKDKT from the exons ATGATGTCCAAAAAGCAATTGGCTTGCATGCTGGCACTCCATATCGTGTACTTATTAGTAGGTGCCAGTATATTTTATCACATCGAGAGCCCCCTGGAACTGGCTCAGAGAGCCGAAGAAAAACTCGAAAGACTAGAAATCCAAA ATCTCCTCTACGAAAACTACATTCCGAACGACCCCGATAAACAAGATAATATACTTCGAAAGCTATCCGAATACTGTGGCAAGTCTATGTTCAACTACACCACGGAAGATGCTGAACCACCATATAAATGGGACTTCTACCATTCTTTTTTCTTCTCCTACACAGTCGTCAGTACAATTG gTTACGGCAATTTAGCACCCACAACACACCTTTCGAGAATTCTCATGATATTTTATGGCCTATTTGGAATCCCCATCAATGGTATCCTATTGGCAAACCTCGGTGAATACTTTGGAATGCAG CTCATATCAGTTTACAGaaaatataaaaggaaaaatGAGAAAAGAGCGGACAAGTTGGACTACTTCTTTCACAATCTTGGCATGCTTGGGCAGATTTTTCTTTACCTTGTTCCCGGATTTCTCTTCTTCATATTTTTACCAGCGTGTATTTTTGTCGTCTTTGAGGGCTGGGATTACGTCGCTGGAATTTATTATGCCTTTGTAACTTTAACAACTATAGGATTTGGTGACATAGTTGCAG GAACCGTCAACAATGGCTTTAAGTCTGGTTATTATTTAGCATATCAAATCTTCCTCATTGTGTGGATTACCTTCGGTCTTGGCTACATCGTGATGCTTCTCGGTTTTATTACTAGTGGAATGAGAAGCGAACGAGTTCATAGACTTGAGCAGAAATTTGCCTGTCAGCTGAAATCTACTCAAAGCAAAATCTTACACGGTTTTACAAGAGACATTGCTATTATCAGAAAAATCATAAATGAAGCTAATTTATTGAAAGTAAAG cCCGTATACGAAACTACGCCTCATCTTTACCGAAGTGCAAGTTGCCCGATTCTAACGTTTGATATTGTACCAAGAGAACCAGTTGTCAAGAGAAAACGTGCTAATTCTGAAAACATCCAGCTAACTGATAAAGATATGCTTCGAATTCAGTCGGATACTGATCTACTTGGTATCGATAAAGAGAAAACGTTTACGGCATCAGCTATTGTTAAACCTGTAGAATTACTAGCAAGAGTAGTAAATGTACTAGGTGGATTTGAAGCACAGCATCAAGGAAgaggaataaatatatttgatgatGACCAAATTCTAGCAAGTGAAAAACCACCACTTTTTTCTATTGGTCACGATTATTTACCAAATAGTCACATGAGAACAAGAGCTTTAAGTGTAGCTGTACCTAATTATAGAAAAGAATCAGTTCCAAGATTTGAAGATCACGATTTTACATGGACTAACGGTGATACCGCTGAAAAATACAGAAAAGAAGCAAATATGAGGAGTGGTAAGCTATCGCTTCCTGTTAATGTAAATGTTGATGATGAAAGTACACCAAAAAGTTTCTTCGCTCGTCTATTTAAGAAACATAGCTCAACTGAAAGTCCTGCAGAATACCTCAAGAATACAATGAAAAGTAGAGTAAATAGTGCCCAAGGATCTTTAGAAAACATTAAAGAGAAATCACGACGAGGAAGTGTCTTTCCTACTTTCGGTACTGGAgaagaacaaaaaagtgaagtcAATGCTTACAAAGAAAATACGAGACATGGACGGTATAGTCTTTTCCCTACGTTTGATTTTTCGGACAGTGAAGATAAAGCGGCTGCATCGGCATCTAGACAAAAGCAGAAACGACACAGTATATTTCCAACATTCGACTTTAGCGAGGACGAAGATGTTGCAGCTGCTAGAGCATATCGAGAAAAAACCAAATCCGGCAGACATAGCATATTTCCAACATTTGATTTCAGTGATCCTGAAGATGACTCGAATCGGTATAAAGAACGTACGAAAAGAGGTAGACACAGTATTTTCCCAACATTTGACTTTAGTGATCCGGCAAGTAATGATGACGATACCGTAGACGAGGATGAGGtacaaaaataccaaaataaaaccCGGAGAGGTCGACTTAGCTTACTCCCTACTTTTGGCAGATCTAAAAAGAACGATGATGACACTTTGCCAGAAAGTTCAGATGAATTAGTAAACTATAAGGAAAAAACACGCCATGGTCGTCGAAGTCTATTTCCATCTTTTGGTAAAAGCAGAAAAATAAGCACGCCAGAGCAATCTAATAGTGATCTCGAAACTAGTATAAAGGAATACCAAAATCAAACGAAAAAGGGACGTAGTAGCCTGTTTGTTGGGGATGTCCAGAATTATAGACAAGCTACAGAGGGTGGTCGCGGCAGTCTATTTTCTACCGAACTAgataattatagaaataaaaccaGTCGCGGTCGACCTAGCTTATTCGATCCcgatttaaatttatcaaaccTGCCAGAATCAGAACAAGTAGAAGTATTAGAAAACACGAGTGTGGCGGATTTGCTTCGAGCGTTAGCAGTTATAGATACAGTTACCAATCAAAACATGGATGAACAAGATACTAGTGAAAGTTCCCAAAATACAAGAAGACGTGGGTCGGTCAAACCAGACTTCACCTTACCCCAAGTACCAACTCGTAATGATTTTGAAGAAGCTACTGGCCCTAGACGAAGACGGATTTCCGTTCGCACGGCCGTTCCTCAATTTACTCCAACATTGGCTACAGTAGTGGCTGGTGCAGAATTGCAAATAACGGCAGCTGCACAAAGGGAAAACAGAATGTCTATGTTGATGCAACCTCCCCCTCCATACTCTGAAACTGCAAGTGAGACCCCTCCGCCGAGAGTAAGGAGATATTCACCGGCACCTGTCGATCCAAGCAGATCTGGGACGGCACCTGTAGCTAGACTTTTCTCGCGAATACGAAAAGAGAGTAGCTCGGCAGCCGATGACGGCTCTAGACGCAATAGCCTAACTGATATAGTTATCGATAACAATAAGGATAAAACGTAA